From the Macaca nemestrina isolate mMacNem1 chromosome 7, mMacNem.hap1, whole genome shotgun sequence genome, one window contains:
- the LOC105490215 gene encoding bcl-2-like protein 10 isoform X1, giving the protein MADPLRERTERLLADYLGCCAREPGTPEPRPSTPEAAVLRSAAARLRQLHRSFFSAYRGYPGNRVELVALMAEAVLSDSPGPTWGRVVSLVTFAGTLLEREPLVTAWWKKRGFQPRLKEQEGDVARDCQRLVALLSSRLAGQHRAWLQAQGGWDGFCHFFRSPFPLAFWRKLLIQAFLACLLATAFGYLWTRLL; this is encoded by the exons ATGGCTGACCCGTTGCGGGAGCGCACCGAGCGGCTCCTGGCCGACTATCTGGGGTGCTGCGCCCGGGAACCCGGCACCCCTGAGCCAAGGCCGTCCACGCCCGAGGCCGCCGTGCTGCGCTCCGCGGCCGCCAGGTTACGGCAGCTCCACCGGTCCTTCTTCTCCGCCTACCGCGGCTACCCCGGGAACCGCGTCGAGCTGGTGGCGCTGATGGCGGAGGCCGTGCTCTCCGACAGCCCCGGCCCCACCTGGGGCAGGGTGGTGTCGCTGGTGACCTTCGCGGGGACGCTGCTGGAGAGAGAGCCGCTGGTGACAGCCTGGTGGAAGAAGCGGGGCTTCCAGCCGCGGCTGAAGGAGCAGGAGGGCGACGTCGCCCGGGACTGCCAGCGCCTGGTGGCCTTGCTGAGCTCGCGGCTCGCGGGGCAGCACCGCGCCTGGCTTCAGGCTCAGGGCGGCTGG GATGGCTTTTGTCACTTCTTCAGGAGCCCCTTTCCGCTGGCTTTTTGGAGAAAACTGCTGATCCAGGCTTTCCTGGCATGCTTGTTAGCAACAGCCTTCGGTTATCTCTGGACACGATTattatga
- the LOC105490215 gene encoding bcl-2-like protein 10 isoform X2, producing MADPLRERTERLLADYLGCCAREPGTPEPRPSTPEAAVLRSAAARLRQLHRSFFSAYRGYPGNRVELVALMAEAVLSDSPGPTWGRVVSLVTFAGTLLEREPLVTAWWKKRGFQPRLKEQEGDVARDCQRLVALLSSRLAGQHRAWLQAQGGWVSTRRTPGRGAGRASGKRPRGRHGWLLSLLQEPLSAGFLEKTADPGFPGMLVSNSLRLSLDTIIMSFKIFNPLLPAQL from the exons ATGGCTGACCCGTTGCGGGAGCGCACCGAGCGGCTCCTGGCCGACTATCTGGGGTGCTGCGCCCGGGAACCCGGCACCCCTGAGCCAAGGCCGTCCACGCCCGAGGCCGCCGTGCTGCGCTCCGCGGCCGCCAGGTTACGGCAGCTCCACCGGTCCTTCTTCTCCGCCTACCGCGGCTACCCCGGGAACCGCGTCGAGCTGGTGGCGCTGATGGCGGAGGCCGTGCTCTCCGACAGCCCCGGCCCCACCTGGGGCAGGGTGGTGTCGCTGGTGACCTTCGCGGGGACGCTGCTGGAGAGAGAGCCGCTGGTGACAGCCTGGTGGAAGAAGCGGGGCTTCCAGCCGCGGCTGAAGGAGCAGGAGGGCGACGTCGCCCGGGACTGCCAGCGCCTGGTGGCCTTGCTGAGCTCGCGGCTCGCGGGGCAGCACCGCGCCTGGCTTCAGGCTCAGGGCGGCTGGGTGAGCACGCGGCGGACACCGGGACGCGGGGCGGGACGGGCATCCGGGAAGCGCCCACGAGGCCGGCAC GGATGGCTTTTGTCACTTCTTCAGGAGCCCCTTTCCGCTGGCTTTTTGGAGAAAACTGCTGATCCAGGCTTTCCTGGCATGCTTGTTAGCAACAGCCTTCGGTTATCTCTGGACACGATTattatgagttttaaaatttttaacccACTTCTACCTGCCCAACTGTGA